The following are encoded together in the Silurus meridionalis isolate SWU-2019-XX chromosome 2, ASM1480568v1, whole genome shotgun sequence genome:
- the valopa gene encoding LOW QUALITY PROTEIN: vertebrate ancient long opsin a (The sequence of the model RefSeq protein was modified relative to this genomic sequence to represent the inferred CDS: inserted 1 base in 1 codon) translates to MGSLGTKVCGVNYTEVADALQPDDPFSGPVKSIAPWNFKVLAAWMVVITSLSLSENFLVMLVTYKFKQLRKPLNFVIVNLSVADFFMSLIGGTLSVVTNYRGYFFLGSWACVLEGFAVTFFGIVGMWSLATLAFERYFVICRPLGNVRLRVKHAALGLLFVWTFSFIWTIPPVLGWSSYTVSKIGTTCEPNWYSGDLHDHTFIITFFLTCFILPLAVIIVCYSKLLRKLRKVSNSNRRLVNARKPDQQVSSMVVVMIVAXMVAWTPYALFSITVTIHPTIYLDPILASVPAFFAKTAAVYNPIIYVFMNKQFRKCLIQLLSCSSNTTVEMNQSTDRAGMTGESNSGEMSAIAARIPAASTSSPKPNEEHSNSCSYSQLPIPENKVCPM, encoded by the exons ATGGGCTCGCTTGGCACAAAAGTATGCGGTGTAAATTACACAGAAGTCGCTGATGCGCTCCAACCAGATGATCCGTTTTCAGGACCCGTGAAGTCCATTGCGCCGTGGAACTTTAAAGTGTTGGCAGCATGGATGGTTGTGATCACGTCGCTTTCTCTATCCGAGAACTTTCTGGTTATGTTGGTTACCTACAAGTTTAAACAACTCAGAAAGCCGCTGAACTTCGTCATTGTTAATTTGTCGGTGGCAGATTTTTTCATGTCACTTATCGGTGGGACTTTAAGTGTTGTCACTAATTACCGTGGCTACTTCTTCTTGGGCTCCTGGGCGTGCGTGCTGGAGGGATTTGCCGTCACTTTTTTCG GTATAGTGGGTATGTGGTCCCTGGCTACACTTGCTTTCGAGAGATATTTTGTGATCTGCCGTCCTCTGGGAAATGTCCGTCTGCGAGTTAAACATGCAGCATTAGGACTGCTGTTTGTCTGGACCTTCTCTTTTATCTGGACCATCCCACCTGTATTGGGCTGGAGTAGCTACACAGTCAGCAAGATTGGCACCACCTGCGAACCCAACTG GTACTCTGGTGACCTGCATGACCACACTTTCatcattactttctttctcacctGTTTCATCCTGCCTCTGGCTGTTATCATTGTGTGTTACAGCAAGCTGCTGCGCAAGCTAAGAAAG GTGTCCAACTCTAATCGCAGGTTGGTGAATGCCCGGAAGCCTGACCAGCAGGTTTCGagtatggtggtggtgatgattgtAG TTATGGTAGCCTGGACACCATATGCACTATTCTCTATCACCGTTACAATTCATCCTACCATATACTTAGACCCGATACTAGCTTCTGTTCCTGCTTTCTTCGCGAAAACTGCTGCCGTCTACAACCCCATCATCTACGTCTTTATGAACAAACAG TTTAGGAAGTGCCTGATTCAGCTGCTCAGCTGCAGCAGCAACACTACAGTGGAGATGAACCAGTCCACAGACCGAGCAGGCATGACGGGTGAGAGCAACTCGGGCGAGATGTCAGCCATAGCTGCCCGAATCCCTGCAGCTAGCACCTCTTCACCGAAACCTAACGAGGAGCACAGCAACTCCTGCTCCTACAGCCAGCTGCCCATCCCAGAAAACAAAGTGTGCCCTATGTAA